In the Sarcophilus harrisii chromosome 1, mSarHar1.11, whole genome shotgun sequence genome, one interval contains:
- the RAVER1 gene encoding ribonucleoprotein PTB-binding 1 isoform X1, whose translation MAADVSVTHRPPLSPEPEAEAEAGSVGERRAQDEKLPPLDPEEVRSRLERTERQFRNRRKILIRGLPGDVTNQEVHDLLSDYELKYCFVDKYKGTAFVTLLNGEQAESAIRAFHQTHLRDKELSVQLQPTDALLCIANLPPSYTQQQFEELVRPFGNLERCFLVYSEHSGHSKGYGFVEYMKKDSAARAKSDLLGKPLGPRTLYVHWTDASQLTPALLHSRCLCVDHLPQGYSDVDELRQALSSVHPPTFCQLAYGQDGQLKGFAVLEYETSQMAEEAQQQADGMVLAGSPIRVSFCAPGPPGRSMLAALIAAQATALNRGKGLLPEPNILQILGSLGPPASLQLLLNPLLHGPGSGNKQGLLGAPPAMPLLNNPALSTALLQLALQTQNQVQQKPGILGDSPLGSFQSGAQPGPTLLGELPAGGVLPSDMPPVRGKPPSLLPPLLGTAGGDREALALGASAPQLTPPPASLRGSVLSGLQKLSENGPPPASGVSLLGEPPKDFRIPLNPYLNLHSLLPTGGSSKAFNLKSSMLGSASSTRLSAEAGLSSDGYGFDYPSDLGPRRMFSHPRESVGPMLGPLGHSRHKMSPPPSGFGERGSGSGGLPHFYSGSPTSYFTSGLQAGLKQSHLSKVVGTSPMGSGEGLLGLGPGPDSHGSLMKTPIGGQKRGFSHLLPSPEPSPEGGYVGQHSQGLGGHYADSYLKRKRIF comes from the exons ATGGCGGCAGACGTGTCCGTTACTCACCGGCCCCCGCTGAGCCCGGAGCCCGAGGCTGAGGCCGAAGCGGGCAGTGTCGGGGAGCGCAGGGCGCAGGACGAGAAGCTGCCGCCGCTAGATCCCGAAGAGGTGCGGAGCCGCCTGGAGCGGACTGAGCGCCAGTTCCGTAACCGCCGAAAGATCCTCATCCGGGGCCTCCCGGGGGACGTGACCAACCAG GAAGTTCATGACCTCCTCAGTGACTATGAACTCAAGTACTGTTTTGTGGACAAGTACAAGGGAACTG CATTTGTGACTCTATTGAATGGGGAACAAGCAGAGTCAGCAATCCGTGCATTTCACCAGACCCACCTTAGAGATAAGGAGTTGTCAGTGCAATTGCAGCCTACAGATGCCCTGCTTTGTATTGCCAACTTGCCCCCAAGCTACACACAGCAGCAGTTTGAGGAGCTGGTGAGGCCCTTTGGCAACTTGGAACGCTGTTTCCTGGTGTACAGTGAGCACAGTGGTCACTCCAAGGGCTATGGCTTTGTGGAGTATATGAAGAAGGATTCAGCAGCTCGAGCTAAGTCAGACCTGCTGGGCAAGCCACTCGGCCCCCGGACACTGTATGTTCATTGGACAGATGCCAGCCAGCTAACTCCAGCACTGTTACATTCACGTTGCCTCTGTGTTGACCACCTACCCCAAGGCTACAGTGATGTGGATGAACTTCGACAGGCTCTCTCTTCTGTACACCCTCCTACCTTTTGCCAG CTTGCATATGGGCAGGATGGACAGCTGAAGGGATTTGCAGTATTGGAGTATGAGACTTCACAGATGGCTGAAGAAGCTCAGCAGCAAGCAGATGGGATGGTCCTGGCTGGGAGCCCTATCAGAGTCTCTTTCTGTGCCCCAGGTCCCCCTGGCCGAAGTATGCTAGCTGCCCTCATTGCTGCCCAGGCCACA GCTCTGAACAGGGGGAAGGGGCTACTGCCTGAGCCAAACATTCTTCAGATCCTCGGTAGTTTAGGCCCGCCTGCATCACTACAACTTCTCCTGAATCCCCTGTTACACGGCCCTGGGAGTGGAAACAAGCAGG GCCTCCTGGGTGCGCCTCCAGCCATGCCCCTGTTAAATAACCCAGCTTTGTCTACAGCATTACTCCAGCTTGCCCTACAGACTCAGAACCAAGTCCAGCAG AAACCAGGAATCCTTGGAGATTCTCCCTTGGGTTCATTCCAGTCTGGAGCCCAGCCTGGCCCTACGCTTCTTGGAGAGTTACCGGCAG GAGGAGTCCTGCCCTCTGATATGCCCCCAGTTCGAGGGAAGCCACCGTCACTCTTGCCACCCCTGCTGGGTACAGCAGGGGGAGACCGTGAAGCTCTGGCACTAGGGGCTTCAGCTCCTCAGCTCACTCCACCCCCTGCCTCCCTCCGAGGCTCTGTCCTCAGTGGATTGCAGAAGTTGAGTGAGAATGGGCCCCCACCAGCCTCTGGG GTCTCACTGTTGGGAGAGCCACCCAAGGACTTCAGAATCCCCCTGAACCCTTACTTAAACCTTCACAGTCTCTTGCCTACAG GGGGAAGCAGCAAAGCCTTTAATCTGAAATCCAGCATGCTGGGCAGTGCTTCCAGCACCCGACTGTCTGCCGAGGCTGGCCTCTCCTCGGACGGTTATGGCTTTGACTACCCATCG GACTTAGGACCACGGCGTATGTTTTCCCATCCCCGAGAATCTGTGGGGCCCATGCTAGGACCACTTGGGCATAGCAGACATAAG ATGTCTCCCCCACCTAGTGGATTTGGAGAGCGGGGGAGTGGAAGTGGGGGGCTTCCCCACTTTTATTCGGGTTCCCCTACCTCCTACTTTACCAGTGGTCTGCAGGCTGGCCTCAAGCAGAGTCACCTCAGCAAG GTTGTTGGCACGTCCCCCATGGGTTCTGGAGAGGGTCTCTTGGGTCTGGGTCCTGGCCCTGACAGCCATGGCAGCCTGATGAAG ACTCCCATAGGTGGCCAGAAACGGGGCTTCTCGCACCTGCTTCCTTCCCCAGAGCCCAGCCCTGAAGGAGGCTATGTGGGCCAGCATTCCCAGGGCCTGGGGGGCCATTATGCAGATTCCTACCTAAAACGCAAGAGGATATTCTAA
- the ICAM3 gene encoding intercellular adhesion molecule 3 yields MALLKAWSKLSLNLLVFAVTFSGAPGITWIEPPDPVTTLGGTLVVKCITDCDQPLLIGLETQLDKLPENNGTRWRAFRLKNITQDSLLLCFANCNDKGQMLHSTNVTVIQPPEHVKLELPPRWILVGQNFTLRCQVWGGKPRQNLTLALLRGSQELSRQTVSEQDPRKVAEVTFTATARIEDHGVNFSCRAELDLQPQRLGLYQKSSAPMELHTFGLGTPRLTSPKLLEVGKEENVSCEIDELFPVKNAQIHLSLGGRSLSSSVTRSQDMLRATAIAAIEEGDREGQWELTCIVTLGDQNREVQENLTIYSFPLPTLVISEPNVSEGTLVNVTCEARTGAKVYINGTLQSPGKIAQLSLKATEEYDGSWITCQAVLEVLGEQLWRNKSLKLLVQYGPRLEEAHCPGNWTWPEGTLQTLRCEARGNPAPSVACVREKDRMSLPLGVPLKVSRALGGPYRCTATSRRGRAAKYVTVTVETSPGDSVLVIVGALLVAGFAVTAGTIAALCLRQSTRRDSYEVQMLPLRGRQAD; encoded by the exons ATGGCACTCCTCAAAGCCTGGTCCAAGTTGTCTTTGAACCTGCTGGTGTTTGCTGTCACATTCTCAG GGGCTCCAGGGATCACGTGGATAGAACCCCCAGACCCAGTGACCACTCTTGGTGGAACACTGGTAGTGAAGTGCATTACAGACTGTGACCAGCCACTGCTCATCGGTTTGGAGACCCAACTTGACAAGCTACCAGAAAACAACGGGACGAGATGGCGAGCATTCCGACTAAAAAACATAACCCAGGATAGCCTGCTTCTCTGCTTTGCCAACTGTAATGACAAAGGCCAGATGCTCCACAGTACCAATGTCACTGTGATTC agCCACCAGAACATGTgaagcttgagctcccgcctcgATGGATTCTTGTGGGCCAGAACTTCACCCTTCGATGCCAAGTCTGGGGTGGGAAACCCAGACAAAACCTGACACTGGCACTGCTTCGGGGATCTCAAGAGCTGAGCAGGCAGACAGTCTCTGAGCAAGACCCCAGAAAGGTAGCTGAAGTCACATTCACAGCCACAGCCAGAATCGAGGACCACGGGGTCAATTTCTCCTGCAGAGCAGAGCTGGACCTGCAACCACAAAGGCTAGGACTCTACCAGAAAAGTTCAGCCCCCATGGAGCTCCACACCTTTG gcctgGGTACTCCTCGCCTCACAAGCCCCAAGCTTCTGGAGGTCgggaaggaggaaaatgtaaGCTGTGAGATTGATGAGCTCTTCCCAGTGAAGAACGCCCAAATCCATCTGTCCCTGGGAGGGAGAAGCCTGAGTTCTTCAGTTACCCGGAGTCAGGACATGCTCAGAGCCACAGCCATAGCAGCCAttgaagagggagacagagagggccAGTGGGAGCTGACTTGCATTGTGACCCTGGGGGATCAGAACCGGGAAGTCCAGGAAAATCTGACCATCTACA GTTTTCCTCTGCCTACATTGGTGATCAGTGAGCCCAATGTATCTGAGGGGACTCTAGTGAATGTGACCTGTGAAGCAAGGACGGGTGCCAAGGTGTATATCAATGGGACCCTACAGTCTCCTGGTAAGATTGCCCAGCTCTCCCTGAAAGCCACTGAGGAATACGATGGCTCCTGGATTACCTGCCAAGCTGTCCTGGAAGTGTTGGGAGAGCAGTTATGGAGGAACAAGAGCCTGAAGCTTCTAGTCCAGT ATGGCCCGCGCCTGGAAGAGGCCCACTGTCCCGGGAACTGGACCTGGCCGGAGGGGACCCTGCAGACCCTGCGGTGCGAAGCCCGTGGAAACCCCGCGCCCTCGGTGGCCTGCGTCCGGGAGAAGGACCGGATGAGCCTGCCTCTCGGAGTCCCCTTGAAGGTCTCCAGGGCTCTCGGGGGCCCCTACCGCTGCACCGCCACGAGCCGCAGGGGCCGAGCGGCCAAATACGTGACCGTGACCGTAGAGA CATCCCCGGGGGACTCGGTGCTCGTCATCGTGGGGGCGCTGCTGGTCGCGGGCTTCGCGGTCACGGCGGGGACGATCGCGGCCCTGTGCCTCCGGCAGAGTACTCGAAGAGACAGTTACGAGGTGCAGATGCTGCCCCTGAGAGGTCGGCAAGCCGACTGA
- the RAVER1 gene encoding ribonucleoprotein PTB-binding 1 isoform X2, with amino-acid sequence MAADVSVTHRPPLSPEPEAEAEAGSVGERRAQDEKLPPLDPEEVRSRLERTERQFRNRRKILIRGLPGDVTNQEVHDLLSDYELKYCFVDKYKGTAFVTLLNGEQAESAIRAFHQTHLRDKELSVQLQPTDALLCIANLPPSYTQQQFEELVRPFGNLERCFLVYSEHSGHSKGYGFVEYMKKDSAARAKSDLLGKPLGPRTLYVHWTDASQLTPALLHSRCLCVDHLPQGYSDVDELRQALSSVHPPTFCQLAYGQDGQLKGFAVLEYETSQMAEEAQQQADGMVLAGSPIRVSFCAPGPPGRSMLAALIAAQATALNRGKGLLPEPNILQILGSLGPPASLQLLLNPLLHGPGSGNKQGLLGAPPAMPLLNNPALSTALLQLALQTQNQVQQKPGILGDSPLGSFQSGAQPGPTLLGELPAGGVLPSDMPPVRGKPPSLLPPLLGTAGGDREALALGASAPQLTPPPASLRGSVLSGLQKLSENGPPPASGVSLLGEPPKDFRIPLNPYLNLHSLLPTGGSSKAFNLKSSMLGSASSTRLSAEAGLSSDGYGFDYPSDLGPRRMFSHPRESVGPMLGPLGHSRHKMSPPPSGFGERGSGSGGLPHFYSGSPTSYFTSGLQAGLKQSHLSKTPIGGQKRGFSHLLPSPEPSPEGGYVGQHSQGLGGHYADSYLKRKRIF; translated from the exons ATGGCGGCAGACGTGTCCGTTACTCACCGGCCCCCGCTGAGCCCGGAGCCCGAGGCTGAGGCCGAAGCGGGCAGTGTCGGGGAGCGCAGGGCGCAGGACGAGAAGCTGCCGCCGCTAGATCCCGAAGAGGTGCGGAGCCGCCTGGAGCGGACTGAGCGCCAGTTCCGTAACCGCCGAAAGATCCTCATCCGGGGCCTCCCGGGGGACGTGACCAACCAG GAAGTTCATGACCTCCTCAGTGACTATGAACTCAAGTACTGTTTTGTGGACAAGTACAAGGGAACTG CATTTGTGACTCTATTGAATGGGGAACAAGCAGAGTCAGCAATCCGTGCATTTCACCAGACCCACCTTAGAGATAAGGAGTTGTCAGTGCAATTGCAGCCTACAGATGCCCTGCTTTGTATTGCCAACTTGCCCCCAAGCTACACACAGCAGCAGTTTGAGGAGCTGGTGAGGCCCTTTGGCAACTTGGAACGCTGTTTCCTGGTGTACAGTGAGCACAGTGGTCACTCCAAGGGCTATGGCTTTGTGGAGTATATGAAGAAGGATTCAGCAGCTCGAGCTAAGTCAGACCTGCTGGGCAAGCCACTCGGCCCCCGGACACTGTATGTTCATTGGACAGATGCCAGCCAGCTAACTCCAGCACTGTTACATTCACGTTGCCTCTGTGTTGACCACCTACCCCAAGGCTACAGTGATGTGGATGAACTTCGACAGGCTCTCTCTTCTGTACACCCTCCTACCTTTTGCCAG CTTGCATATGGGCAGGATGGACAGCTGAAGGGATTTGCAGTATTGGAGTATGAGACTTCACAGATGGCTGAAGAAGCTCAGCAGCAAGCAGATGGGATGGTCCTGGCTGGGAGCCCTATCAGAGTCTCTTTCTGTGCCCCAGGTCCCCCTGGCCGAAGTATGCTAGCTGCCCTCATTGCTGCCCAGGCCACA GCTCTGAACAGGGGGAAGGGGCTACTGCCTGAGCCAAACATTCTTCAGATCCTCGGTAGTTTAGGCCCGCCTGCATCACTACAACTTCTCCTGAATCCCCTGTTACACGGCCCTGGGAGTGGAAACAAGCAGG GCCTCCTGGGTGCGCCTCCAGCCATGCCCCTGTTAAATAACCCAGCTTTGTCTACAGCATTACTCCAGCTTGCCCTACAGACTCAGAACCAAGTCCAGCAG AAACCAGGAATCCTTGGAGATTCTCCCTTGGGTTCATTCCAGTCTGGAGCCCAGCCTGGCCCTACGCTTCTTGGAGAGTTACCGGCAG GAGGAGTCCTGCCCTCTGATATGCCCCCAGTTCGAGGGAAGCCACCGTCACTCTTGCCACCCCTGCTGGGTACAGCAGGGGGAGACCGTGAAGCTCTGGCACTAGGGGCTTCAGCTCCTCAGCTCACTCCACCCCCTGCCTCCCTCCGAGGCTCTGTCCTCAGTGGATTGCAGAAGTTGAGTGAGAATGGGCCCCCACCAGCCTCTGGG GTCTCACTGTTGGGAGAGCCACCCAAGGACTTCAGAATCCCCCTGAACCCTTACTTAAACCTTCACAGTCTCTTGCCTACAG GGGGAAGCAGCAAAGCCTTTAATCTGAAATCCAGCATGCTGGGCAGTGCTTCCAGCACCCGACTGTCTGCCGAGGCTGGCCTCTCCTCGGACGGTTATGGCTTTGACTACCCATCG GACTTAGGACCACGGCGTATGTTTTCCCATCCCCGAGAATCTGTGGGGCCCATGCTAGGACCACTTGGGCATAGCAGACATAAG ATGTCTCCCCCACCTAGTGGATTTGGAGAGCGGGGGAGTGGAAGTGGGGGGCTTCCCCACTTTTATTCGGGTTCCCCTACCTCCTACTTTACCAGTGGTCTGCAGGCTGGCCTCAAGCAGAGTCACCTCAGCAAG ACTCCCATAGGTGGCCAGAAACGGGGCTTCTCGCACCTGCTTCCTTCCCCAGAGCCCAGCCCTGAAGGAGGCTATGTGGGCCAGCATTCCCAGGGCCTGGGGGGCCATTATGCAGATTCCTACCTAAAACGCAAGAGGATATTCTAA